Genomic window (bacterium):
CTTGGGATCCATCGCCATGGTCGGATCGAAATCCTTGACCTCGGCGGCGAAGTTCACCTTGAAATCGGAAGTGTCGAATGCCGCGATCGGCCCCACGCCGTTGCTGCCAGCGAGCAGGGCTTGCCACGTTTCATCGCGCGTGAGTCCGACGGCCGTGATCATGCCGATTCCCGTGATAACGACCCTGCGTCGCTCCATCGGTTACCTCCCAGCAAATGAAGACTGCCCCGGTGCCGGGCGGGAAGCCCAGAACCGGGGGCGCATCGACCGGCAGCGGGTCATTCGACCGGCATTCCAGCAATTTCAGTCCAGGTGCGACTCCAGGTAGTCGATGGCATCCTGGACCGTCCGGAGTTTCTCCTGATCCTCTTCGGGGATGGTGATGTTGAAGACCTCTTCCAGGTCCATCACCAACTCGACCGTGTCCAGGGAATCCGCCCCCAGGTCGTCGGTGAACGAGGCCTCGGGGGTGATCTGCTCCGGGTTCACGGAGAGCTTACGCTCGATTATCTCGTACACCTTTTCCTGAATGGAACTCATGGCTGGCGTTCCCTCCTTGGGAATGTTCTCAGGTAACCATGCCGCCATCCACCACGATCGTCTGTCCCGTGATGTAGGCCGCGTCTTCGGACAACAGGAAAGCGACGGCGGCTGCGACATCTTCTGCCGAGCCGAGCCGCTTCAAGGGGATCGCCTTGAGCATGTCCAGCTTGACCTGCTCGGGGAGATCGTGGGTCATGTCGGTGGCGATGAAGCCCGGGGCAATGGCATTGCACGTGATGGCTCGCCCACCGAGTTCCTTTGCCACAGACTTGGTCATGGCGATCACGCCGGCCTTACTGGCGGCGTAGTTGGCCTGTCCGGCGTTGCCCGAAAGACCGACCACCGAAGCGATGTTGACGATCCTGCCGATTTTCTGGCGCATCATAAGAGGCGCCACGGCCTTTGTAAAGTAGAAGGTTCCGGTCAGGTTCACATCCAGAACCTGTTGCCACGCTTCGGGCTGCATTCTCAGTAGGAGGCCGTCGCGGGTGATGCCGGCGTTGTTCACGACGCCGTAGATCGGCCCCAGTTCCGCGGCTGCTCGCTCGACCAGGCCCTGGACCGAATCCCAGTCGGCCACGTTCCCGGCCAGGGGCAGGTACTTGCCGTCTCCCGCGAGGGACGCCGCGGCTCCCGCCACGGTCTCCTCCATGATATCCACGAGCGCCAGATCGTACCCGCGGGAGGCCAGCGTACGGGCGATGGCCAGACCGATGCCCCGTGCCGCTCCCGTGATGATCACGGCCTTGTCACTCATCTGCCACTCCTTGGTTGCGGAGAATGCCCGCAGTCCGGCCGAAAGGCGGTAAAGCGCAGCATTATGCCAGCAGATCCCCGAGCCTGTCCAGTACCGTCTCGAGTTCCGCCGCCGTGCCGACGGGCAAGAACGCGATGTCCGGATGTTCCCGCCGCGCCAGGTTGCTCAGGACCTTGCCGGGCCCCACTTCCAGGACGACTCGCGGCTTCTC
Coding sequences:
- a CDS encoding acyl carrier protein, with amino-acid sequence MSSIQEKVYEIIERKLSVNPEQITPEASFTDDLGADSLDTVELVMDLEEVFNITIPEEDQEKLRTVQDAIDYLESHLD
- the fabG gene encoding 3-oxoacyl-[acyl-carrier-protein] reductase, with the translated sequence MSDKAVIITGAARGIGLAIARTLASRGYDLALVDIMEETVAGAAASLAGDGKYLPLAGNVADWDSVQGLVERAAAELGPIYGVVNNAGITRDGLLLRMQPEAWQQVLDVNLTGTFYFTKAVAPLMMRQKIGRIVNIASVVGLSGNAGQANYAASKAGVIAMTKSVAKELGGRAITCNAIAPGFIATDMTHDLPEQVKLDMLKAIPLKRLGSAEDVAAAVAFLLSEDAAYITGQTIVVDGGMVT